Proteins found in one uncultured Desulfuromonas sp. genomic segment:
- a CDS encoding 7-carboxy-7-deazaguanine synthase QueE, producing MPVTAVTDLPVVEVFSSIQGEGPLVGCRQVFLRLAGCNLDCAYCDTEFQPTDQARIETHPGSEQFFFWENPLERERVLAHLHQWKRQQPHLHHSLSLTGGEPLLHAEALQVWLPQLSALFPIQLETNGTLPQALQSVIDLVDWVVMDIKLESQTREATPWAQHGEFLRVARKRSCSVKLVVGQGTPEEELVQAAQLVRDNAPDAEMFLQPRTVEGRCSLNGRILLQWQALMAEQGVKVRVVPQTHCFLAVL from the coding sequence GTGCCAGTTACAGCCGTGACTGATTTGCCCGTTGTTGAGGTGTTTTCGTCTATTCAGGGCGAAGGCCCTCTGGTTGGTTGCCGCCAGGTATTTCTGCGCCTGGCAGGGTGTAATCTGGATTGTGCGTATTGCGATACCGAGTTTCAACCGACCGACCAGGCCCGTATTGAGACCCACCCAGGCAGCGAACAGTTTTTTTTCTGGGAAAACCCCTTGGAAAGAGAACGTGTGCTTGCTCATCTGCATCAGTGGAAACGACAACAGCCGCATCTACATCACTCGCTGTCACTGACCGGCGGAGAACCGCTGCTTCATGCTGAGGCGCTTCAGGTGTGGTTGCCGCAACTCAGCGCGTTATTTCCGATCCAGCTTGAGACCAACGGCACGCTGCCACAGGCACTGCAATCGGTGATTGATCTGGTTGATTGGGTGGTCATGGATATCAAGCTGGAATCGCAGACGCGTGAGGCAACCCCTTGGGCGCAACATGGTGAGTTCCTCCGCGTCGCCCGGAAACGTTCCTGCAGTGTCAAGTTGGTGGTGGGCCAGGGTACACCTGAAGAGGAATTGGTTCAGGCGGCGCAGTTGGTTCGAGACAATGCTCCGGACGCTGAGATGTTCCTCCAGCCACGGACCGTCGAGGGACGGTGTTCGCTCAATGGTCGTATTCTATTGCAGTGGCAGGCGCTGATGGCAGAACAGGGCGTGAAGGTGCGCGTTGTGCCGCAGACGCACTGTTTCTTAGCTGTTCTTTAA
- a CDS encoding metallophosphoesterase yields the protein MKKIAVLSDTHFNMLPEATALVERLLTSCFSEVDAVIHAGDLVHPELGLLFNGLPFYSVQGNMDSSQPGVPLQRILTIESWRIGVVHGWGPKENLEQRLLEHFASTQLDCLIYGHSHRPVCHRVGEILVVNPGSAADRRSQPWHSVALLYVGETLEAEIINIDAL from the coding sequence ATGAAGAAGATTGCCGTACTTTCCGATACGCATTTCAACATGTTACCTGAGGCAACAGCGCTGGTTGAACGTTTGCTGACGAGCTGTTTCTCTGAGGTGGATGCTGTCATTCATGCGGGGGACCTTGTTCATCCGGAGTTGGGACTGCTATTTAACGGGCTGCCTTTCTATAGTGTCCAGGGCAATATGGACAGCAGTCAACCCGGTGTGCCGTTGCAGCGTATTTTGACCATTGAGTCGTGGCGCATTGGTGTCGTTCACGGTTGGGGACCGAAAGAGAACCTTGAACAACGCCTGCTGGAACACTTTGCTTCGACCCAGCTCGATTGTCTGATTTACGGTCACAGCCATCGTCCGGTCTGCCACCGGGTCGGGGAGATCCTGGTGGTCAATCCCGGCAGCGCGGCAGATCGACGCAGTCAACCCTGGCATTCCGTCGCGCTGCTTTATGTCGGCGAAACCCTTGAAGCCGAGATTATCAATATTGACGCTTTGTAG
- the ribE gene encoding 6,7-dimethyl-8-ribityllumazine synthase: MANQLAGQLDASGQKVAIVVARFNSFICERLVEGAIDAIVRHGGSDEAITIARVPGAFEIPIVAQKMAACGKYDAVICLGAVIRGATPHFDYVSNEVTKGVASVSLATGVPIAFGVLTTDTIEQAVERAGTKAGNKGFEAAVTAIEMINLLKSID, encoded by the coding sequence ATGGCAAATCAACTAGCAGGACAACTGGATGCCAGCGGCCAGAAAGTCGCAATCGTTGTTGCTCGTTTTAACAGCTTTATTTGCGAACGGCTCGTCGAAGGCGCTATCGATGCCATTGTTCGTCACGGCGGCAGTGATGAAGCTATTACCATTGCCCGTGTGCCGGGCGCGTTTGAAATTCCCATTGTCGCGCAAAAAATGGCGGCTTGCGGCAAGTACGATGCTGTGATCTGTCTGGGTGCTGTCATCCGTGGCGCGACCCCGCACTTTGATTATGTCAGCAATGAGGTGACTAAAGGTGTTGCTTCGGTCAGTCTGGCGACCGGTGTTCCGATTGCCTTCGGCGTTTTGACCACCGACACCATTGAGCAGGCGGTTGAGCGCGCTGGGACAAAAGCCGGTAACAAAGGCTTTGAAGCGGCAGTAACTGCCATTGAAATGATCAACCTTTTGAAAAGTATTGATTAA
- the nusB gene encoding transcription antitermination factor NusB gives MAKGTRRNGREYALKILYSLYDQDAPLDQVLSDFWGNFRFSNDVLGEPEEPQSPLSDDVIFFAEQLVKGVYEHLEEIDAMLLDTSKNWALDRMPRLDLSLMRMACYELIYVDKTPTNVVINEAIEIAKRYGTKDTPAFLNGVLDRIAKRSRS, from the coding sequence ATGGCCAAGGGAACACGACGTAACGGGCGTGAGTATGCGCTGAAGATATTGTATAGCCTCTATGATCAGGACGCGCCGCTGGATCAGGTGCTCAGTGATTTTTGGGGGAATTTTCGCTTCAGCAATGATGTGTTGGGTGAACCGGAAGAGCCGCAATCGCCGCTGTCCGATGATGTGATTTTTTTCGCTGAGCAACTGGTGAAGGGGGTCTACGAACACCTCGAAGAGATTGATGCCATGTTGCTGGACACATCAAAGAACTGGGCGCTGGATCGTATGCCGCGCCTGGATTTGTCACTGATGCGCATGGCGTGCTACGAACTGATATATGTCGATAAAACGCCGACTAACGTTGTCATCAATGAAGCGATTGAGATTGCCAAACGTTATGGCACCAAAGATACGCCGGCATTTCTCAATGGTGTGCTCGATCGTATTGCTAAACGGTCACGGTCTTAA
- a CDS encoding 6-phosphofructokinase yields the protein MKTIAVLTGGGDCPGLNAVIRGVVRSAVGTHGWRVIGIEDGFDGLLSGIKTRELDLKAVRGILQLGGTILGTSNHGNPLHYPVMEDGEIHWMDVSSQVVEHFNSIGADALIAVGGDGTLKIAQRLYELGMNVVGIPKTIDNDLKATDVTFGYNTAVGVVTEALDRLHTTAESHHRVMVVEVMGRDAGWIALESGISGGADVILLPEIPFSIEKVCAAIRRRRERGGRFSIVVVAEGASALDGEQVVQESANNRRGGVDRLGGIGEQVAGQITQCLDMEVRTVVLGHLQRGGTPSPFDRILGTRFGVKAVDLIADGDFGKMVALRGRSVVSTTLAEAVGSLNLVPANGEMVQAAEKLGIMLGR from the coding sequence ATGAAAACCATTGCAGTGTTGACTGGAGGGGGCGATTGCCCGGGGTTGAATGCCGTTATTCGCGGTGTTGTTCGCAGTGCTGTTGGGACTCACGGTTGGCGGGTCATCGGTATTGAAGATGGCTTTGATGGGCTATTGTCGGGAATCAAGACGCGTGAGCTGGATCTCAAGGCGGTCCGAGGTATTTTGCAACTGGGGGGCACCATTCTTGGCACCAGCAACCATGGCAATCCCTTACATTATCCGGTGATGGAAGACGGTGAAATCCACTGGATGGATGTTTCATCTCAGGTGGTGGAGCATTTTAACAGTATCGGTGCGGATGCTCTGATTGCTGTTGGCGGCGATGGCACGCTGAAAATTGCTCAACGGCTGTACGAGCTGGGGATGAACGTGGTCGGCATTCCCAAAACCATTGATAATGACCTTAAGGCCACGGATGTGACCTTTGGCTATAATACCGCTGTCGGAGTTGTCACTGAAGCTCTTGATCGTCTTCATACCACAGCTGAAAGCCATCACCGGGTTATGGTCGTCGAAGTGATGGGTCGTGATGCCGGCTGGATTGCTCTGGAATCCGGTATTTCTGGTGGTGCCGATGTCATTCTTCTTCCTGAAATTCCTTTTTCCATTGAAAAAGTCTGTGCTGCGATCCGACGACGCCGTGAACGGGGTGGACGTTTTTCCATCGTTGTCGTTGCTGAAGGCGCCAGTGCCCTTGACGGTGAGCAGGTGGTTCAAGAATCCGCGAACAACCGTCGTGGTGGGGTGGATCGTCTTGGTGGCATCGGTGAACAGGTGGCTGGACAGATTACCCAGTGTCTTGATATGGAAGTGCGGACCGTCGTTCTAGGCCATCTCCAACGTGGTGGAACGCCATCGCCGTTTGATCGCATTCTCGGCACCCGTTTTGGTGTGAAAGCGGTTGATCTGATTGCAGATGGAGATTTTGGGAAAATGGTTGCGCTGCGTGGCCGTTCCGTCGTATCGACCACCCTGGCTGAAGCTGTTGGCTCGCTGAATCTGGTGCCGGCGAACGGTGAAATGGTTCAGGCCGCAGAGAAACTGGGGATCATGCTGGGTCGTTAG
- a CDS encoding MotA/TolQ/ExbB proton channel family protein: protein MLEIFQKGGPLMYPILFCSVLALAIFLERIWVYRGLIKQSTRLRDEVELLVRNEHIADALAICRERRTILAPIYVVALNAAGRSRDQIKTLVEEVGERYSVTLDRYLGLLGTIATITPLLGLLGTVLGMIRAFTQLAAQGVGTPATLGGGISEALITTATGLSVAIPTILLHKYLTSRSDNIAHKLEIHALDLVDLLAHDSKRL, encoded by the coding sequence ATGCTGGAAATTTTCCAAAAAGGTGGTCCTCTGATGTATCCGATCCTGTTCTGTTCTGTCTTGGCTTTGGCCATTTTTCTGGAACGGATCTGGGTGTACAGAGGGTTGATCAAACAATCCACACGCTTAAGAGACGAGGTCGAACTTCTGGTGCGCAATGAACACATTGCCGATGCTCTGGCAATCTGTCGCGAACGGCGGACAATTCTGGCGCCTATCTATGTTGTCGCCCTGAATGCCGCTGGTCGCAGCCGGGACCAGATCAAAACGCTGGTGGAAGAGGTCGGAGAACGCTACAGCGTGACCCTCGACCGCTATCTTGGTTTACTCGGCACCATTGCCACGATTACACCATTACTCGGATTGCTCGGCACTGTTCTCGGGATGATCCGCGCCTTTACTCAGTTGGCTGCCCAGGGTGTTGGTACGCCAGCGACGCTTGGTGGGGGCATCTCCGAAGCTCTGATCACCACGGCGACAGGTCTGTCCGTTGCCATCCCGACCATTCTCTTGCACAAATATCTGACCAGCCGGTCTGATAATATTGCCCACAAACTTGAAATTCATGCCCTGGATCTGGTGGATCTTCTGGCTCATGATTCCAAGCGTTTATAA
- a CDS encoding DNA gyrase inhibitor YacG, translating into MDVPCPQCKKMTPWEDNPWRPFCSERCRLVDLGCWVDEDYRIAGDPAPVTDDESDYNV; encoded by the coding sequence GTGGACGTACCGTGCCCTCAGTGTAAAAAAATGACCCCTTGGGAAGACAATCCATGGCGACCGTTCTGTTCCGAACGGTGCCGTCTGGTGGACCTGGGCTGTTGGGTGGACGAAGATTACCGCATTGCCGGTGATCCGGCACCTGTGACCGATGATGAATCGGACTATAACGTATAA
- the queD gene encoding 6-carboxytetrahydropterin synthase QueD, which produces MYRLKICTHFAAAHNLINYDGDCENLHGHNWKVEVTVRAKELDESGLGIDFKILKARTKELLATLDHKYLNDLPPFKEASPSSENIGRYLFDVLEGTLNTDNVEVECVNVWESDNACASYSRD; this is translated from the coding sequence ATGTATCGTCTTAAAATTTGTACCCACTTTGCCGCTGCGCACAACCTGATTAATTACGATGGCGATTGTGAAAACCTTCATGGACATAACTGGAAAGTTGAAGTGACGGTGCGTGCCAAAGAACTGGATGAGTCCGGCCTCGGCATCGACTTCAAGATCCTCAAGGCCCGCACTAAAGAGCTGCTCGCCACATTGGACCACAAATATCTCAACGATTTGCCGCCGTTCAAGGAGGCGAGTCCCTCTTCGGAGAACATTGGCCGTTATCTGTTTGACGTTCTCGAAGGGACGCTGAATACAGACAATGTTGAAGTGGAATGTGTGAATGTCTGGGAATCGGATAACGCTTGTGCCAGTTACAGCCGTGACTGA
- a CDS encoding lipopolysaccharide assembly protein LapA domain-containing protein produces the protein MKFVKLFMALVGLALVFIFCKDNDTKVVISFLDYQSPEIYLFLLIMTTFVLGMIAASFANTIKIIQLKRQLKQLQPEGAEQDKHTKPEKKKDRKARKQELEEETKSTTPEPKNVVEQAPAVVEETPAAPVADEVSDAVYEDPAAESAAEETPEVIELPQGPVDEPQTDKQAEDESQPKHS, from the coding sequence ATGAAATTTGTTAAGCTTTTTATGGCTCTGGTGGGCCTGGCTCTGGTTTTTATCTTTTGTAAAGACAACGATACAAAAGTTGTCATTAGTTTCCTTGATTACCAATCGCCTGAGATCTATCTTTTTTTGCTGATCATGACCACGTTTGTCCTTGGTATGATCGCCGCCTCATTTGCTAACACCATTAAAATCATCCAGCTTAAGCGACAGCTTAAACAGCTGCAGCCTGAGGGTGCTGAGCAAGACAAACACACCAAGCCGGAGAAGAAGAAAGATCGCAAAGCCCGTAAGCAGGAGTTGGAAGAAGAGACCAAGTCAACAACTCCTGAACCAAAAAACGTGGTTGAACAAGCCCCTGCTGTGGTTGAAGAGACGCCTGCGGCGCCGGTTGCCGACGAGGTGAGCGATGCTGTTTACGAGGATCCCGCTGCTGAATCTGCTGCGGAGGAAACGCCGGAAGTGATCGAATTGCCCCAGGGGCCGGTGGACGAGCCGCAGACGGATAAACAGGCGGAAGATGAATCCCAACCTAAACACTCTTAA
- a CDS encoding homoserine dehydrogenase has translation MKEIKVGLLGFGTIGTGVVKVIQQNADVISQRLGTKLTLAAIADRDTTTDRGVVVEPGVLTDDADNVLTNPNIDVVIELIGGYEPARTFVLKALENGKHVVTANKALLALYGQELLLAAEKNNVSLLFEAAVGGGIPVLSSIRENLCANQFSDVFGILNGTCNYILTRMTENGEDFADVLADAQELGYAEADPTFDIEGIDTAHKLSILMTMCFGTWVDFDSIYTEGITRITSLDIQYARQFGYQIKLLAIGKQEDGVVEARVHPTMIPDTYSLAEVRGVLNAVRLIGDFVGPVTQVGSGAGMDATASAVLGDVMSLSRQMLGESSFLPPALNYLTKNITTLPVRAMEDITSPYYVRVMVEDSPGVLAKIAATLGEYNISISSMIQPERELGGCVPIVLMTHDAVESDVRAALQKIDLLEICREASLFIRIENDLA, from the coding sequence ATGAAAGAAATAAAAGTCGGATTGCTGGGGTTTGGAACCATTGGAACCGGTGTTGTAAAGGTTATTCAACAGAATGCTGACGTGATCTCGCAGCGGTTGGGCACCAAACTGACTCTGGCGGCTATTGCTGATCGCGATACCACCACAGATCGTGGTGTCGTTGTCGAGCCCGGTGTTTTAACCGATGATGCGGACAATGTTCTGACCAATCCGAATATTGATGTGGTCATTGAGCTGATCGGCGGCTATGAGCCGGCGCGCACCTTTGTGTTGAAAGCCTTGGAAAACGGTAAACATGTGGTGACGGCGAACAAAGCGTTGCTGGCCCTGTATGGACAGGAGTTGCTCCTCGCAGCAGAAAAAAACAATGTCAGCCTGCTGTTTGAAGCGGCTGTAGGTGGTGGTATTCCCGTGCTCTCCTCGATTCGGGAAAATCTGTGTGCCAACCAATTCAGTGATGTGTTTGGTATCCTTAATGGGACCTGTAATTACATCCTCACCCGCATGACTGAAAATGGCGAAGACTTTGCTGATGTTCTGGCAGACGCTCAAGAACTGGGCTATGCCGAAGCGGATCCGACCTTCGATATTGAAGGGATTGATACGGCTCATAAACTGTCGATCCTCATGACCATGTGCTTCGGCACCTGGGTTGATTTCGATTCGATCTACACCGAGGGGATTACCCGTATTACGTCTCTGGACATCCAGTACGCACGTCAATTCGGTTATCAGATCAAATTGCTGGCGATTGGTAAACAAGAGGATGGTGTGGTTGAAGCGCGAGTCCATCCAACCATGATTCCGGACACCTATTCACTGGCTGAAGTGCGTGGCGTGTTGAACGCGGTGCGCTTGATTGGTGATTTTGTCGGCCCGGTGACTCAGGTGGGCAGCGGCGCCGGAATGGATGCCACGGCCAGTGCCGTTCTCGGTGATGTCATGAGTTTGTCGCGTCAGATGCTCGGTGAGAGCAGTTTCCTGCCGCCAGCGCTCAACTACCTGACCAAAAACATTACCACACTGCCGGTTCGGGCGATGGAAGACATTACCAGCCCGTATTATGTTCGCGTGATGGTGGAAGATAGCCCAGGTGTGTTGGCCAAAATTGCTGCAACCCTCGGTGAATATAACATCAGTATCTCCTCAATGATCCAACCTGAGCGGGAACTGGGTGGTTGTGTTCCCATTGTGCTCATGACCCACGATGCCGTTGAAAGCGATGTGCGTGCGGCGTTACAGAAGATTGATCTGCTCGAAATCTGCCGTGAAGCCAGTCTGTTTATCCGCATTGAGAACGATTTGGCCTAA
- a CDS encoding biopolymer transporter ExbD, whose protein sequence is MAFKRKERDEVRVELTSMVDVVFLLLIFFMISTTFVDSTGIDINLPQAGSQKIDKQPEEVNVYLEKSGLIHLEDRLVSMEDLRSHLAGYGERAAKTTFILLADKQAQHGKVVQLMDAAQSAGFAKLAIATEPETKKR, encoded by the coding sequence ATGGCGTTTAAACGAAAAGAGCGAGACGAAGTTCGTGTTGAATTGACCTCCATGGTTGATGTGGTTTTTTTGCTGCTGATTTTCTTCATGATTTCAACTACTTTTGTCGATTCTACCGGAATTGATATCAATTTACCTCAAGCCGGTAGCCAGAAGATCGATAAGCAGCCGGAAGAAGTTAACGTCTATCTGGAAAAGTCGGGGTTGATTCATCTCGAAGATCGATTAGTCTCTATGGAGGATCTCAGATCTCATCTGGCTGGTTACGGTGAACGTGCGGCAAAAACCACATTTATCCTTCTGGCCGATAAACAGGCTCAGCACGGTAAAGTGGTGCAACTGATGGATGCTGCTCAGAGCGCCGGTTTTGCCAAGCTGGCGATTGCCACGGAACCTGAGACGAAAAAACGTTGA
- the coaD gene encoding pantetheine-phosphate adenylyltransferase: MNRTAVYPGSFDPITNGHLDIIQRGLHAFDTIIVAVAKNSSKKGLFTVEERVEMIRDIVGDNPRIVVDTIDGLLIDYVMRKKARVILRGLRAVSDFEYEFQLAQMNHTVQKEVETMFMMTSVRYGYLSSSIVKEMASLNGPISEFVPEIVLKKLAEKFPVAES, encoded by the coding sequence ATGAACCGTACCGCAGTCTACCCGGGTTCGTTTGATCCAATTACCAACGGCCATCTGGACATCATTCAGCGCGGCTTGCATGCTTTTGACACGATTATTGTTGCTGTCGCCAAAAATTCATCCAAAAAAGGGCTGTTCACTGTTGAAGAACGGGTCGAGATGATCCGCGATATCGTCGGTGATAACCCACGAATCGTTGTCGACACCATTGACGGTTTGCTGATTGATTATGTCATGCGCAAAAAAGCACGCGTCATTTTGCGCGGACTGCGTGCTGTTTCCGACTTCGAATACGAATTTCAACTGGCCCAAATGAACCATACGGTACAGAAGGAAGTGGAGACCATGTTCATGATGACCTCGGTACGCTACGGCTACCTGAGCTCATCGATCGTTAAGGAGATGGCATCCTTAAATGGTCCGATCAGTGAGTTTGTTCCGGAAATTGTCCTGAAGAAGCTGGCGGAGAAGTTTCCTGTAGCAGAGTCCTGA
- a CDS encoding cation diffusion facilitator family transporter has translation MEQKRLRAARLAIITATCLAIIKLATGILTGSMALLSSAADSLLDILMSLGNFFALKQAHKPADDTHPYGHGKYETAATFLQSVLVGVSGGYILYESIHRLTRGVTLSHVDYGIGVLALSVLVSWILSRYLKRVGKQTESSALQADSLHYATDVYSNLVLLVGLIAVSTLGWQWLDPALSVGVGVYVLKAAYGLFRPCLDEFLDAGLPAEQLEKISQCIEQHRSDVTGYHHLRSRRSGTTRLIDFHLTFCRFKTIQEAHAIADSVEKDIHQQIPNADITIHLEPTECEQCRNCTACNRPCEAKQHRATQPVESSPNDPA, from the coding sequence ATGGAACAGAAACGCCTCCGCGCAGCCCGTCTGGCAATTATCACCGCCACGTGTCTGGCCATCATCAAGCTGGCCACCGGCATCCTCACCGGTTCTATGGCCTTATTGTCCTCTGCCGCAGATTCCCTTTTGGACATTCTCATGTCACTGGGCAACTTCTTTGCCCTGAAGCAGGCCCATAAACCGGCCGACGATACCCACCCCTATGGCCATGGCAAATACGAAACAGCCGCCACATTTCTGCAAAGCGTCCTGGTCGGCGTCTCCGGTGGATACATCCTCTACGAATCTATCCACCGTCTCACCCGGGGAGTGACCTTGAGCCATGTCGACTACGGCATTGGCGTTCTGGCACTGAGTGTTCTGGTCTCATGGATTTTGAGCCGCTATTTGAAACGGGTGGGCAAGCAGACTGAATCTTCGGCATTGCAGGCGGATTCACTCCATTATGCAACCGATGTCTATAGCAACCTGGTCTTGCTGGTGGGATTGATAGCCGTCAGCACACTGGGCTGGCAGTGGCTGGATCCGGCCCTGTCGGTGGGCGTTGGAGTCTATGTGCTAAAAGCCGCGTACGGATTGTTTCGGCCGTGCCTGGATGAGTTTCTCGATGCCGGGTTACCAGCGGAACAATTGGAAAAAATTTCACAGTGCATCGAACAGCACCGCAGTGATGTGACCGGCTACCATCACCTGCGGTCCCGCCGTAGCGGGACCACGAGATTAATTGATTTCCATCTGACCTTCTGTCGCTTCAAAACCATTCAGGAGGCGCATGCCATTGCCGATAGTGTTGAGAAAGATATCCATCAACAGATTCCCAACGCCGATATTACGATTCACCTTGAGCCGACGGAATGCGAGCAGTGTCGCAACTGCACCGCTTGCAACAGACCGTGTGAGGCCAAGCAACACCGGGCAACACAGCCGGTGGAGTCCTCGCCTAACGACCCAGCATGA
- the rsmD gene encoding 16S rRNA (guanine(966)-N(2))-methyltransferase RsmD gives MRIISGRARGKQLASVQGMEIRPTSDRVREALFSSLASRFGSFEGLEILDLFAGTGALGLEALSRGATRACFVDSGRQAQKLIQTNSVKCAMAQHCQLIALPVEHALGKIRGRFDLIFLDPPYRKGLIDTTLSLLSQRDLLKPDGLICAEEDKTTEVPQILGRYQRIDLKSYGSTTLHLFAHTPTKETP, from the coding sequence GTGCGCATCATCAGCGGCCGGGCCCGCGGCAAACAACTGGCCAGTGTTCAAGGGATGGAAATCCGGCCAACCAGTGATCGCGTTCGCGAAGCGCTGTTCAGCAGCCTGGCCAGCCGTTTTGGGTCGTTTGAAGGTTTGGAGATCCTCGATCTGTTTGCCGGTACCGGCGCTCTTGGATTGGAAGCGTTGAGCCGCGGAGCAACACGTGCCTGTTTTGTTGATTCCGGCCGTCAGGCACAAAAACTGATCCAAACCAACAGTGTCAAATGTGCAATGGCACAACACTGCCAACTTATTGCGCTGCCGGTTGAACATGCTCTGGGAAAAATCCGGGGAAGATTTGACCTGATTTTTCTTGACCCGCCCTACCGCAAAGGGCTTATCGATACAACCCTCAGCCTGCTCAGTCAACGGGACCTTTTAAAACCGGACGGTCTGATCTGTGCGGAAGAAGACAAAACAACCGAAGTACCGCAGATTCTTGGGCGTTATCAGCGCATTGACCTGAAAAGCTATGGTTCCACCACTCTGCACCTTTTTGCCCACACCCCGACCAAGGAGACGCCATGA
- a CDS encoding bifunctional 3,4-dihydroxy-2-butanone-4-phosphate synthase/GTP cyclohydrolase II has protein sequence MPIAKIEAALEDIRQGKMVILVDDEDRENEGDLTMAAEMVTDEAINFMAKEGRGLICLSLTEERADHLDLPLMVTENSSSFGTAFTVSIEARKGVSTGISAADRAQTIRVAIDENSTAHDLARPGHVFPLRARKGGVLVRTGQTEGSVDLARLAGLKPAGVICEIMNDDGTMARMPQLKVFAEQHDLRIVTVADLVEYRMRKELLVRRAAETALPTCFGGDFQAIVYENDVDNAQHVALIKGEIKEDTPVLVRVHSECLTGDVFGSMRCDCGQQLQAAMAQIEEAGSGVVVYMRQEGRGIGLVNKLKAYALQDCGHDTVEANEALGFKADLRDYGIGAQILADLGVRKIKLMTNNPKKIVGLQGYGLEVVERVKIEMPANRVNQRYLLTKKEKMGHLLENL, from the coding sequence GTGCCTATAGCAAAAATTGAAGCGGCGCTTGAAGATATTCGCCAAGGGAAAATGGTTATCCTCGTTGATGATGAAGATCGGGAAAATGAGGGAGACCTGACCATGGCGGCGGAAATGGTGACGGATGAAGCGATCAACTTTATGGCCAAAGAAGGGCGTGGTTTGATCTGCCTGTCTTTGACCGAAGAGCGCGCTGATCACCTTGATTTGCCTTTAATGGTGACGGAAAACAGTTCCTCGTTCGGCACGGCTTTTACGGTATCCATTGAAGCTCGCAAAGGGGTTTCCACCGGTATTTCCGCAGCGGATCGTGCCCAGACCATTCGTGTTGCCATTGACGAAAATTCAACGGCGCACGATCTGGCCCGCCCCGGTCATGTGTTTCCTCTCCGGGCGCGTAAAGGTGGTGTGCTGGTACGTACCGGTCAGACGGAAGGTTCTGTGGACCTGGCGCGTCTGGCGGGATTAAAACCGGCCGGTGTTATCTGCGAAATCATGAATGACGACGGCACCATGGCGCGTATGCCGCAACTGAAAGTGTTTGCCGAGCAACATGACCTGCGTATTGTCACTGTCGCTGATCTGGTCGAGTATCGGATGCGTAAAGAGTTGCTGGTGCGCCGTGCGGCGGAAACGGCTCTGCCCACCTGCTTTGGCGGTGATTTTCAGGCCATTGTTTATGAAAATGATGTTGATAATGCTCAGCACGTTGCCTTGATTAAAGGGGAAATCAAGGAGGATACGCCGGTTCTGGTCCGGGTTCACTCCGAATGCCTTACTGGCGATGTGTTTGGCTCGATGCGTTGCGACTGCGGTCAGCAGTTGCAAGCGGCCATGGCGCAGATTGAAGAGGCTGGCAGCGGCGTGGTGGTGTATATGCGTCAGGAAGGCCGCGGCATCGGGCTGGTCAACAAGCTGAAAGCTTACGCACTACAGGATTGTGGCCACGATACTGTCGAAGCCAATGAAGCCCTGGGTTTTAAAGCGGATTTGCGTGATTATGGCATTGGTGCTCAGATTCTTGCTGACCTCGGGGTCCGCAAGATCAAACTGATGACCAACAACCCGAAAAAAATTGTCGGCCTTCAGGGCTATGGCCTCGAAGTGGTGGAGCGGGTGAAGATTGAAATGCCGGCCAATCGCGTTAACCAGCGTTATTTGCTGACCAAAAAAGAGAAAATGGGCCATTTGCTGGAAAACCTGTAA